A section of the Spirosoma pollinicola genome encodes:
- a CDS encoding PhzF family phenazine biosynthesis protein has translation MRIYQLDAFTDKLFAGNPAAVVPLSEWLPDDQMQRIAAENNLAETAFYVKTNEDATYHIRWFTPTVEVDLCGHATLASGYVVFFLENTSPDSDQIYFNSRSGLLKVCRGDNGWLTLDFPADVVHKANVQPPALVTSMGEKPVAIFKGKTDYMLVYETQAQIEALTPDFREMSSVPARGVIVTAPGRAGDAEGEAVDFVSRFFGPQSGIDEDPVTGSAHTTLVPYWAEKLGKTELTARQLSKRGGYLRCKLNDNGEGPSRVDISGQVQLYLTGEIHQ, from the coding sequence ATGAGAATTTATCAACTTGATGCCTTTACCGACAAGCTGTTTGCGGGTAATCCGGCGGCTGTGGTGCCACTGTCCGAGTGGCTGCCCGATGATCAGATGCAGCGGATAGCCGCCGAAAACAACCTAGCCGAAACGGCCTTTTACGTCAAAACAAACGAAGACGCCACCTATCACATTCGCTGGTTTACGCCTACTGTAGAGGTTGATCTATGCGGTCATGCCACCTTAGCTTCGGGTTATGTGGTGTTTTTTCTGGAAAATACCTCGCCCGACAGCGACCAAATCTATTTTAACTCCCGAAGCGGTTTATTAAAGGTTTGCCGGGGCGATAACGGTTGGCTTACACTCGATTTCCCTGCTGATGTGGTGCATAAAGCGAATGTTCAACCGCCCGCTCTGGTAACCAGCATGGGTGAAAAGCCGGTTGCTATCTTCAAAGGAAAGACTGACTACATGCTTGTTTATGAAACACAGGCCCAAATTGAGGCATTGACTCCCGATTTTCGGGAGATGAGTAGTGTGCCAGCGCGGGGCGTAATTGTTACGGCTCCGGGTCGTGCCGGTGATGCCGAAGGAGAAGCAGTGGATTTTGTATCGCGGTTTTTCGGGCCGCAGTCCGGTATCGACGAAGACCCCGTTACGGGTTCAGCCCATACAACGCTGGTGCCCTATTGGGCCGAAAAACTGGGCAAAACCGAACTTACGGCCCGCCAGCTATCAAAACGGGGTGGTTACCTGCGTTGTAAACTTAATGATAACGGCGAAGGCCCCAGCCGGGTCGATATTTCAGGGCAGGTGCAGTTGTATCTAACCGGCGAAATCCATCAATAA
- the hxpB gene encoding hexitol phosphatase HxpB, with protein MINAAIFDMDGLLVDSEPHWRAMERVVFATVGLHLTDDECKQTTGLPIPEVIRYWFERAPWTEEAAAGKTQQDLADAITDGVHERIATLAEPMPGALETLQFFASRGIPTAIASASPMSLIEVVVDRLGIRDMLTLWHSATLEARNKPAPDVYLGTARKLGVLPANCITFEDSGNGLKSAYAAGMLTVAVPAEFEYGDPKFAIADHVIPSLTAFSVEIFDTLQAK; from the coding sequence TTGATAAACGCAGCAATTTTTGATATGGATGGGCTACTGGTGGACTCTGAACCCCACTGGCGTGCTATGGAACGGGTTGTGTTTGCCACTGTTGGCCTGCACCTAACCGACGATGAATGTAAGCAAACAACCGGACTGCCTATTCCGGAGGTAATACGCTATTGGTTTGAACGTGCGCCCTGGACGGAGGAAGCCGCAGCGGGTAAAACCCAGCAGGACCTTGCCGATGCTATTACAGACGGGGTTCATGAACGAATCGCTACCCTGGCCGAGCCTATGCCGGGCGCTCTCGAAACGCTTCAGTTTTTTGCCAGCCGAGGAATTCCAACGGCAATTGCCTCGGCTTCGCCCATGAGCCTGATCGAGGTAGTCGTTGACCGCCTGGGTATTCGGGATATGCTAACCCTCTGGCACTCGGCCACGCTCGAAGCCCGTAACAAGCCCGCTCCAGATGTTTATCTGGGCACGGCCCGTAAACTGGGCGTTTTGCCAGCTAACTGCATAACCTTTGAAGATTCGGGTAACGGCCTGAAGTCGGCATATGCTGCCGGTATGCTCACGGTGGCCGTACCTGCTGAATTTGAGTATGGCGACCCTAAATTCGCCATCGCCGATCATGTAATTCCTTCACTAACGGCCTTCTCTGTGGAAATCTTTGACACCTTGCAGGCCAAATAA
- a CDS encoding YciI family protein, producing MKYVIHAYDHTGADALARRMTVRPHHFDYMRQLKETGQFLLGGALLSPEGTMIGSMILLEFDTESQLQDYLKTDPYIIEGVWDKVDVKPFRQADV from the coding sequence ATGAAGTACGTTATACACGCTTACGATCATACCGGTGCAGATGCGCTCGCCCGGCGTATGACTGTCCGGCCCCATCATTTCGATTATATGCGTCAGCTAAAAGAAACCGGTCAGTTTTTGTTAGGTGGCGCCCTTCTCAGCCCTGAGGGAACCATGATTGGGTCGATGATTCTACTTGAGTTTGACACAGAGAGCCAGCTTCAGGACTACCTGAAAACAGACCCCTATATCATTGAGGGCGTGTGGGATAAGGTGGATGTGAAGCCGTTTCGTCAGGCCGATGTATAA
- a CDS encoding HEPN domain-containing protein: protein MEEQIKRFLDHATDALDDVNFLHQGGRILALANRSYYAIFYCASALLLTEGITTKKHEGARVKFHELFVKTGRFTREAGQILERNFAARQSADYDMEADL, encoded by the coding sequence ATGGAGGAACAGATTAAACGTTTTTTAGACCATGCCACCGACGCGCTGGATGATGTTAATTTTCTGCATCAAGGTGGACGTATTTTAGCACTCGCTAACAGGTCGTATTATGCTATTTTCTATTGTGCTTCTGCATTACTGCTTACAGAGGGAATCACCACAAAAAAACACGAAGGGGCACGGGTTAAATTTCATGAACTATTTGTGAAAACAGGCCGCTTCACTCGGGAAGCAGGTCAGATTCTGGAACGAAATTTTGCAGCCCGTCAATCTGCTGATTATGATATGGAGGCCGACCTTTGA
- a CDS encoding nucleotidyltransferase domain-containing protein has translation MKTRINPAIEPIVREFKAAVQALYGDRLCDVVLYGSYARGDCNEESDIDLMILLADEQVDTYAEIFRLSDFTLDYILRYGKAISVLPISARRYRKSFGPVYQNARREGLYI, from the coding sequence ATGAAAACGCGCATCAATCCGGCTATCGAGCCTATTGTTAGGGAGTTTAAAGCGGCTGTGCAAGCGCTTTACGGAGATCGCCTGTGCGACGTGGTTTTGTATGGTTCCTACGCCCGTGGCGATTGCAACGAAGAGTCAGATATTGATCTGATGATTCTGCTGGCCGATGAGCAGGTGGATACGTATGCGGAGATTTTTCGGTTAAGTGATTTTACGTTGGATTATATACTCCGATATGGTAAAGCAATATCTGTGTTGCCCATTTCTGCGAGACGGTATCGAAAATCATTTGGGCCAGTTTATCAAAATGCCCGTCGCGAAGGACTGTATATATAG
- a CDS encoding prolyl oligopeptidase family serine peptidase — MNRFLFGLLALSSASIFAQSPQKSPTPLTVETIMQDPKLWVGTSPSNPFWSDDSRTLYFNWNPDKAKGDSLYKVTLNKTTGRSSRASVLTASQPQKVSPAERRLLATPPVSAYNRAYTQRLFDRQGDLFLIDLKSGSTRQLTNTVETESDPVFSGDQQQAVFRRGSNLYSIDLKSGLIAQLTDFQTGAKKAEPKLTDEEKFLKKDQLRLSSVLTERKEKKDEADRISKADRPKRPKEIYLDDRTVVNPQLSPDGHFVTYRLTKRATNAKTTQVPNYITESGYTEDISSRTKVGAPVASQEFFVYDMAKDTVRAVSVKDIPGITDKPAYLQPARNAKPDTAKKMRPVTIGGPVWSDDGKLCVVVIKSLDNKDRWIMRFQPETLKLSLLDRQHDDAWIGGPGVSSFNSTGNMNFLADNQTLWFQSEADGYSHIYTVNVLTGEKKQLTSGKFEVQQVVLSKDKTTFFLQTNEVHPGEQHFYRMPVTGGQRKRLTTLTGANDVTLSPDETRMAIRYSSSTQPWELYVLDVSQQSVGSGRKQAPQAGTPQTAGTATKLTNSLTDAFKAYAWREPTIVTIPARDGQPIYARLYKPANAESGRGKAVVFVHGAGYLQNAHKWWSQYSREYMFHNLLVEKGYTVLDIDYRGSAGYGRDWRTGIYRHMGGKDLEDHVDAAKWLVQTQGVDAKRIGLYGGSYGGFITLMAMFTTPDVFKAGAALRPVTDWAAYNHPYTANILNEPQTDSLAYQRSSPINFAEGLTGYLLICHGMVDTNVHFQDAVRLAQRLIELKKENWELAPYPVEDHGFVEPTSWMDEYKRILKLFEERL; from the coding sequence ATGAATCGTTTCCTCTTCGGGTTACTTGCACTCTCCAGCGCATCAATTTTTGCGCAATCTCCTCAAAAAAGTCCGACTCCGCTCACCGTCGAAACCATCATGCAGGACCCGAAACTATGGGTCGGCACGTCGCCATCAAACCCGTTTTGGTCCGATGATTCCCGAACGCTTTATTTTAACTGGAACCCCGATAAGGCCAAGGGAGATTCGCTTTATAAAGTAACACTCAACAAGACAACGGGCCGTTCCAGCCGCGCCAGTGTGTTGACAGCCTCGCAGCCCCAAAAAGTTAGCCCAGCCGAGCGTCGTTTGTTGGCAACGCCCCCCGTGTCGGCCTACAACCGCGCGTATACTCAACGCCTTTTCGACCGGCAGGGCGATCTATTTTTGATCGACTTAAAGTCGGGCAGTACTCGGCAATTAACCAACACGGTCGAAACCGAATCAGACCCCGTTTTTTCGGGCGACCAGCAACAAGCTGTCTTCCGACGCGGATCCAACCTGTACAGTATCGACCTTAAAAGCGGCCTGATTGCTCAACTGACCGATTTTCAGACAGGAGCGAAAAAAGCCGAACCTAAACTGACCGACGAAGAGAAATTCCTGAAAAAGGATCAACTCCGCTTATCGTCGGTGTTGACGGAACGGAAGGAAAAGAAAGATGAAGCCGACCGGATTAGTAAGGCTGATCGTCCCAAACGGCCAAAGGAAATTTACCTCGACGATAGAACGGTTGTCAATCCGCAACTCAGCCCCGATGGTCATTTCGTTACCTATCGACTGACCAAACGGGCAACCAACGCTAAAACGACACAGGTGCCTAATTACATAACCGAATCGGGTTATACAGAGGACATTTCGAGCCGGACTAAAGTGGGGGCTCCTGTGGCCAGTCAGGAATTTTTCGTTTACGATATGGCCAAAGACACCGTTCGGGCCGTTTCGGTGAAGGATATTCCGGGTATAACAGATAAACCGGCTTATCTGCAACCAGCCCGAAACGCAAAACCCGATACAGCAAAAAAAATGCGTCCGGTTACGATCGGCGGGCCGGTATGGTCGGATGATGGCAAGCTGTGTGTGGTTGTTATAAAGTCGCTCGACAACAAAGACCGCTGGATTATGCGGTTCCAGCCCGAAACGCTGAAACTCTCCCTTCTCGACCGTCAACATGACGACGCCTGGATTGGCGGGCCGGGTGTAAGCTCATTCAATTCAACAGGCAACATGAACTTCCTGGCCGACAACCAAACGCTCTGGTTTCAGTCTGAGGCCGACGGTTATTCGCACATCTATACCGTCAATGTACTTACCGGCGAAAAAAAGCAATTGACATCGGGCAAGTTTGAGGTGCAGCAGGTCGTGTTATCGAAAGACAAAACCACCTTCTTCCTGCAAACCAACGAAGTTCACCCCGGCGAGCAGCATTTTTACCGTATGCCGGTGACTGGCGGGCAACGGAAGCGCCTGACAACGTTGACCGGCGCCAACGACGTAACACTCTCCCCCGACGAAACCCGGATGGCCATTCGGTATTCGTCCAGCACGCAGCCGTGGGAACTGTATGTATTGGATGTCAGCCAACAGTCGGTCGGTAGCGGCAGAAAACAGGCTCCTCAGGCAGGAACACCCCAAACAGCTGGCACAGCGACGAAACTCACCAACTCCCTGACAGACGCGTTTAAAGCCTACGCCTGGCGGGAGCCCACCATCGTGACGATTCCGGCCCGCGATGGGCAACCGATTTACGCCCGGTTATATAAGCCGGCAAACGCCGAGTCTGGCCGTGGCAAGGCCGTTGTGTTTGTACACGGAGCCGGTTATTTGCAGAATGCGCATAAATGGTGGAGTCAGTATTCGCGCGAGTACATGTTCCATAACTTACTTGTTGAAAAGGGGTATACCGTTCTTGACATCGATTACCGGGGCAGTGCGGGCTATGGCCGCGACTGGCGTACGGGGATTTACCGGCATATGGGCGGCAAGGACTTGGAGGATCATGTCGACGCGGCCAAATGGCTGGTGCAAACGCAGGGCGTCGATGCCAAACGTATTGGCCTTTACGGTGGCTCCTATGGCGGATTTATTACCCTAATGGCGATGTTCACTACGCCCGATGTATTCAAAGCAGGTGCAGCCCTGCGGCCCGTAACGGACTGGGCAGCGTATAATCACCCTTATACGGCCAACATCCTGAACGAACCCCAAACCGACTCACTCGCCTATCAGCGTTCGTCGCCCATTAACTTCGCCGAGGGCCTGACCGGTTACCTGCTCATCTGCCACGGCATGGTCGACACGAACGTGCATTTTCAGGATGCCGTTCGGCTGGCGCAACGACTTATCGAGCTTAAAAAAGAAAATTGGGAGCTAGCTCCCTACCCCGTCGAAGATCACGGTTTTGTGGAACCAACGAGCTGGATGGACGAATACAAACGGATTCTGAAACTGTTTGAAGAGCGACTTTAA
- a CDS encoding T9SS type A sorting domain-containing protein → MSDKLPLWWPKLIIMDNHLPAYHCLFLRFSQLSLLCLFMFAGLPTAAWAIEKTPDQAPAVLTVSVSSATVCAGASTTLTAAGCPANGAVRWSTTQTGATIIVSPVQSTTYTAICEVTGPSAATTTAAGTVQVYKPIVLTPTSLSTSCNGGKDGQVIINALGGTGALQYQFNGQPFQTTNSAFGNLTAGTYTVGVKDALGCTVQSTIDVKQPPALSVSVTPITPKCIGGSDGALFAVASGGVGDYRYILESGLPQVNGTFINLKENTTYTLAVTDKNTCILYKQVPIGAATPFDIKLSMKPTRCVGSADGSVTVSVTGGAGAYQYQIGTGAFQAGTQFTGLAATTYEVTVQDGYGCLGKQTVTVEQPTPLTLSAVSRPVSCSGAASGAITVTPAGGTGAVQYQLTTGQTLQSSAVFTGLSEGDYTVVGTDANGCTGLVSVTVDKAPPLKVQATSIAATCCVCPTGAVKFTTTGGVGTVRQYQVIGQPYQTNSQINGLSPNTYRFRVADEAGCTESLSAIVTNGNAISLSVGTSKNVTCQGGRDGEATVQIAGGTKPFTVYWATERRDTLSALVASQTGLSEGTYTVSVVDSNRCTANALFIPLKSTYPIPSKPTVTQTGSSILLVDPALGIQWYIRTGSDSGKPVPNATGQTIVPFESGQYYVIVTANGCSSPPSDAINFVLTALAEPTALLAVRVVPNPVIDRLRLEIEQAERSAVTVELFDASGRAVMAGQLPAFTGKKQAEWPLTGLAAGNYLLKVNASSRQSTVRVLVE, encoded by the coding sequence ATGTCTGATAAACTACCTTTGTGGTGGCCCAAACTCATCATTATGGATAATCATTTACCAGCTTATCATTGTCTTTTCCTGCGTTTCAGCCAACTAAGTCTGCTCTGTTTATTCATGTTTGCTGGCTTACCAACTGCGGCATGGGCGATAGAGAAAACACCCGATCAGGCCCCGGCAGTACTAACGGTTTCGGTGAGCTCAGCAACGGTTTGTGCGGGTGCCAGTACAACGCTTACTGCTGCTGGCTGTCCGGCCAATGGGGCTGTTCGCTGGTCGACAACACAGACAGGTGCGACCATTATCGTAAGTCCGGTACAGTCTACGACCTACACCGCTATTTGTGAGGTAACGGGCCCATCTGCCGCCACAACAACCGCTGCGGGAACCGTTCAGGTATACAAACCCATTGTGCTCACGCCAACGTCTTTGTCGACATCGTGTAATGGCGGGAAAGATGGTCAGGTAATTATTAATGCCTTGGGAGGTACAGGTGCGTTACAGTATCAATTTAATGGGCAACCGTTTCAGACAACTAATTCTGCCTTTGGGAATTTAACCGCAGGAACATATACCGTTGGCGTTAAAGATGCACTCGGCTGTACAGTTCAGTCAACGATTGACGTTAAACAACCTCCCGCGCTGAGCGTGAGTGTTACCCCAATAACACCTAAGTGCATAGGTGGATCAGACGGAGCCCTGTTTGCCGTAGCCTCAGGTGGGGTAGGCGACTACCGGTATATCCTCGAATCGGGCTTACCTCAGGTGAATGGTACATTTATCAATCTAAAAGAGAACACAACCTATACGCTGGCCGTAACCGACAAAAATACTTGTATACTCTACAAACAGGTACCTATCGGGGCTGCCACTCCGTTCGATATTAAACTGTCCATGAAGCCAACCCGTTGCGTTGGCTCAGCTGATGGTAGTGTCACGGTATCCGTTACGGGTGGGGCCGGAGCCTACCAATACCAGATTGGTACAGGGGCTTTTCAGGCAGGTACTCAGTTTACGGGGCTGGCTGCCACTACCTACGAAGTGACGGTACAGGATGGGTACGGCTGCCTCGGTAAACAAACGGTAACGGTCGAGCAACCAACGCCCCTTACGTTATCGGCTGTTTCGAGACCGGTTAGTTGCTCTGGCGCTGCCAGTGGTGCCATCACTGTTACCCCCGCTGGTGGTACAGGGGCTGTGCAGTATCAGCTTACAACGGGCCAAACACTACAAAGCAGTGCGGTTTTTACGGGACTGTCTGAGGGCGATTATACTGTTGTTGGAACAGATGCCAATGGGTGTACGGGCCTCGTGTCGGTAACGGTGGATAAGGCCCCTCCGTTGAAAGTGCAAGCAACTTCCATTGCCGCCACCTGTTGTGTTTGCCCCACAGGTGCTGTGAAATTTACGACTACCGGCGGTGTAGGCACCGTTCGTCAGTATCAGGTTATTGGCCAGCCTTACCAGACCAACAGTCAGATTAACGGCTTAAGTCCCAATACCTATCGCTTTCGGGTGGCGGATGAAGCAGGTTGTACAGAATCTTTATCTGCCATTGTGACGAATGGGAATGCCATTTCCCTCTCAGTGGGCACTAGTAAAAATGTTACCTGTCAGGGTGGCCGTGATGGCGAAGCAACCGTTCAGATTGCGGGAGGCACCAAGCCATTTACAGTCTACTGGGCAACCGAGCGCCGGGATACGCTCAGCGCGTTGGTCGCTTCTCAAACCGGTCTTTCCGAAGGTACTTACACCGTTAGTGTTGTCGATAGCAATCGGTGTACGGCAAATGCGCTGTTTATTCCCCTGAAATCAACCTATCCTATACCCTCAAAGCCCACAGTCACGCAAACGGGAAGTAGTATTTTGCTGGTTGATCCAGCGCTGGGTATTCAATGGTATATTCGTACGGGTAGCGATTCGGGCAAGCCCGTTCCCAATGCAACCGGCCAGACCATTGTGCCTTTTGAGAGTGGTCAGTATTATGTGATTGTAACGGCCAATGGCTGCTCATCACCACCATCAGACGCCATTAACTTTGTGCTCACTGCCTTGGCGGAACCAACGGCATTGCTGGCTGTTCGGGTAGTGCCGAACCCGGTCATTGATCGGCTGAGGCTGGAAATCGAGCAAGCCGAACGGTCGGCAGTAACGGTTGAGTTATTTGATGCATCAGGACGGGCCGTAATGGCTGGCCAACTCCCCGCCTTCACAGGCAAAAAACAAGCTGAATGGCCGCTAACGGGCCTTGCGGCAGGTAATTATCTCCTGAAAGTGAATGCCAGCTCGCGCCAGTCGACGGTTAGGGTGTTGGTCGAATAG
- a CDS encoding peptidase: MTYCLGIKVASGLVAIADRRLTSGSEVSSNRKISVHEVENHSLFIMTSGLRSVRDKAITYFKEVLAEQDRSFNKLYKAVNAFGEQVKRVALEDKTSIVASGLNFNLNAIVGGQLEDDEEHKLFMLYPEGNWVEVDQGSPFKIIGNSGYGKPLLFRNLSYESSMADALKIGFLAFDATRVSANDVDYPLDVVIYPKDSFHMTEYRLEKEDMDEISHQWSALLGNSVRKVPTYWMDPIFEKVKAAHK, encoded by the coding sequence ATGACGTATTGTTTAGGAATTAAAGTTGCGTCGGGCTTAGTTGCCATCGCCGACAGACGACTGACCTCAGGCTCCGAAGTTTCGTCGAACCGGAAAATTTCGGTTCATGAAGTCGAGAATCACTCCCTGTTTATCATGACATCGGGCTTGCGTTCCGTACGCGACAAAGCCATTACCTATTTTAAGGAAGTACTGGCAGAACAGGACCGTTCATTCAATAAACTGTATAAAGCCGTTAATGCATTTGGCGAGCAGGTGAAGCGGGTAGCGCTGGAAGATAAAACATCTATCGTTGCCAGCGGTTTAAATTTCAACCTGAACGCCATTGTAGGCGGTCAGTTGGAAGATGATGAAGAACACAAATTGTTTATGCTGTATCCCGAAGGCAACTGGGTTGAAGTTGATCAGGGATCTCCCTTTAAAATAATTGGCAATTCAGGATACGGAAAGCCGTTGCTATTCAGGAATTTATCCTACGAATCCAGTATGGCCGATGCTTTGAAGATTGGCTTTTTAGCCTTCGATGCAACCCGTGTCAGTGCCAATGATGTGGATTACCCGTTAGATGTCGTGATCTATCCGAAAGATAGTTTTCACATGACAGAGTATCGACTTGAAAAAGAAGATATGGACGAAATTTCCCACCAGTGGAGTGCCCTTTTAGGAAACTCAGTGCGCAAAGTACCCACGTATTGGATGGACCCTATTTTTGAGAAAGTAAAAGCTGCCCATAAATGA
- a CDS encoding transglutaminase family protein, with translation MQLHVRHESEYRYDYPVALGPQTLYLYPRAYPYQRLLKYELLIDPQPARMVRNVDVEGNVQQMVYFNRPTRHLRVSVEMELQSDEFNSFDFVLFPFDTKRVPFRYPKPIQDLLQPYLEQVGVSERVASWARELAAEANWKTTGFLIALNQAIRKFTYEIREVGAPFPPEQTLILHKGSCRDYTTLFMAACRSLGIAARFVSGYLFGNPQQEHQLHAWAEVYLPGAGWRGFDPTEGSLVVNRHIFLTSTAKPELAAPISGTFRGRANSSLQSELTFI, from the coding sequence ATGCAGCTTCACGTTCGGCACGAATCCGAATACAGGTACGATTACCCGGTTGCCCTTGGCCCGCAAACGCTCTATCTGTATCCGCGAGCCTATCCCTACCAGCGTCTGCTAAAGTACGAACTGCTGATTGACCCACAACCGGCGCGAATGGTGCGGAATGTTGATGTAGAAGGGAATGTTCAGCAAATGGTTTATTTCAATCGACCAACAAGGCATCTTCGTGTATCTGTCGAAATGGAACTTCAATCCGACGAGTTCAATTCGTTTGACTTTGTTCTGTTTCCATTCGATACCAAACGGGTGCCTTTTCGCTACCCGAAACCGATTCAGGACTTACTTCAACCCTACCTGGAGCAAGTTGGCGTATCAGAGCGGGTAGCTAGCTGGGCCAGGGAGTTAGCGGCCGAAGCCAATTGGAAAACAACCGGATTTCTGATTGCGCTGAATCAGGCCATTCGAAAGTTTACATACGAAATTCGTGAAGTTGGGGCCCCTTTTCCGCCCGAGCAAACGCTGATTTTGCATAAAGGCTCATGCCGCGATTATACTACGCTGTTCATGGCCGCTTGCCGGAGTTTAGGGATAGCCGCCCGTTTTGTCAGCGGCTATTTATTTGGCAATCCGCAGCAGGAACACCAGCTTCATGCGTGGGCCGAGGTTTATTTGCCTGGTGCCGGCTGGCGAGGTTTTGACCCAACAGAGGGTTCTTTGGTCGTGAACCGACATATTTTTCTGACGTCGACGGCAAAACCAGAATTGGCGGCCCCCATTAGTGGTACATTCCGGGGACGAGCCAATTCGTCCTTACAGTCGGAGCTTACCTTTATTTAA
- the glmM gene encoding phosphoglucosamine mutase, with amino-acid sequence MALIKSISGIRGTIGGRSGNGLTPLDVVKFTAAFGQWLRLRNPERQSVVIGRDGRLSGEMVSKLVAATLQGLGLTVIDLGLSTTPTVELAVTGEGASGGIILTASHNPIQWNALKLLNENGEFISAQDGAEVLAIAENESFEFAEIRKLGKYTADDTWLKKHIDLILALPLVDRDAIATRNFRVVVDAVNSTGGIAVPMLLEALGVENITKLHCEPTGNFAHNPEPLPENLRDIIKEMEKGNADLGIVVDPDVDRLALICEDGSAFGEEYTLVAVADYVLKNGPAGNGGNTISNMSSTVALRDVTRKYGGQHFASAVGEVNVVEMMKEKDAVIGGEGNGGIIYPDLHHGRDALVGIALFLTHLAKSGKSASMLRRTYPNYYISKNKIELTPDIDVDAVLDRIQAKYAKNPINTIDGVKIEFDKEWVHLRKSNTEQIIRIYSESDTLATADHLAGKIINDIREVLAENRQL; translated from the coding sequence GTGGCATTAATTAAGTCTATTTCCGGGATACGAGGGACGATTGGGGGGCGCAGCGGAAACGGACTGACCCCTTTGGATGTAGTGAAGTTTACGGCCGCCTTTGGACAATGGCTCCGGCTACGTAATCCGGAACGGCAATCGGTTGTGATTGGCCGCGATGGCCGGTTGTCGGGCGAAATGGTCTCAAAACTGGTAGCCGCAACTTTACAGGGACTCGGCCTGACGGTTATTGACCTGGGCCTGTCTACTACACCAACTGTCGAACTGGCCGTTACCGGCGAAGGGGCATCGGGCGGAATTATCCTGACAGCCAGTCATAATCCCATTCAATGGAACGCCCTCAAACTCCTGAATGAAAACGGCGAATTTATCTCAGCGCAGGATGGTGCCGAGGTGCTCGCCATTGCCGAAAATGAATCCTTTGAGTTTGCCGAAATCCGTAAATTAGGAAAATACACAGCCGACGACACCTGGCTAAAAAAACATATCGACCTGATTCTGGCGTTGCCGCTGGTTGATCGGGATGCTATTGCTACTCGTAATTTTCGGGTTGTTGTCGATGCCGTCAACTCGACTGGCGGCATCGCCGTTCCCATGCTACTGGAAGCGCTGGGCGTTGAAAATATTACCAAACTACACTGCGAGCCAACGGGCAACTTCGCCCATAACCCGGAGCCCCTGCCCGAAAACCTGCGCGACATCATTAAAGAAATGGAGAAAGGCAATGCCGATCTGGGCATTGTGGTCGATCCGGATGTTGACAGGCTGGCGCTGATATGTGAAGATGGATCAGCATTTGGCGAGGAATATACGCTGGTAGCCGTTGCCGATTACGTACTCAAGAACGGACCGGCAGGCAATGGAGGCAATACCATTTCCAACATGTCGAGTACGGTTGCGCTGCGGGATGTAACCCGGAAATATGGTGGGCAACATTTTGCTTCGGCTGTTGGCGAAGTTAACGTGGTAGAAATGATGAAGGAAAAAGACGCTGTTATTGGCGGAGAAGGCAACGGCGGTATTATTTACCCCGACCTGCACCACGGCCGTGACGCGCTTGTCGGCATTGCGCTCTTCCTGACGCATCTCGCTAAATCCGGCAAATCGGCCTCAATGCTGCGCCGGACATACCCGAACTATTATATTTCCAAGAACAAGATTGAGTTAACGCCTGATATTGATGTAGATGCCGTACTCGACCGAATTCAGGCTAAATACGCTAAAAACCCAATTAACACCATCGACGGTGTGAAAATTGAGTTTGATAAGGAATGGGTGCATCTGCGAAAGTCAAATACCGAACAAATTATTCGTATTTACTCCGAATCGGACACACTCGCTACTGCCGACCATCTGGCCGGAAAAATTATCAATGATATACGGGAAGTACTCGCCGAAAATAGACAATTGTAA
- a CDS encoding YtxH domain-containing protein: MSFIRGILAGLAIGYLTAPRSGKETRDKLTKSANDLQSQWEEGVSQVKAQVDKLVGNAEAKANQYADKAENKFDQYKNEAQSAYNKDRAKSSYNDAVDNTADAAKSGVNNIEDALKLN; this comes from the coding sequence ATGAGCTTTATAAGAGGAATACTGGCAGGTTTGGCGATTGGTTATCTAACAGCACCCCGTAGTGGTAAAGAAACCCGCGACAAACTCACAAAAAGCGCGAATGATTTACAGAGCCAGTGGGAAGAAGGCGTATCACAGGTAAAAGCGCAGGTTGATAAGCTGGTCGGTAATGCTGAAGCAAAGGCTAATCAATATGCCGATAAGGCCGAAAATAAGTTCGATCAATATAAAAATGAAGCACAGTCGGCCTATAATAAAGACCGCGCTAAGTCGAGTTATAACGATGCAGTTGATAACACTGCCGACGCAGCGAAGTCGGGTGTAAACAACATTGAGGACGCATTGAAACTGAACTAA